A genome region from Macrobrachium rosenbergii isolate ZJJX-2024 chromosome 42, ASM4041242v1, whole genome shotgun sequence includes the following:
- the LOC136828259 gene encoding ferritin-like, which yields MSSEIRQNYSEDCEALINKQINMELYASYVYMSMSHYYDRDDVALPGMSHFFKKSSDEEREHANKLMKYQNSRGGRIVLQAIAEPTLQEWGSALDGLQAALDLEKQVNQSLLDLHGTASTANDPHLTKFLEDEYLEEQVESIKELGDMITKLKRAGPTGLGEYLFDKELHS from the exons ATGTCCAGCGAAATCCGCCAGAACTACAGCGAGGACTGTGAGGCCCTCATTAACAAGCAGATCAACATGGAATTGTATGCCAGCTACGTCTACATGTCCATG AGTCACTATTATGATCGAGATGACGTTGCTCTTCCTGGTATGTCCCATTTCTTCAAGAAGAGcagtgatgaagagagagagcaCGCCAATAAGCTTATGAAG TACCAGAACAGCCGTGGTGGAAGGATTGTGCTTCAGGCCATAGCAGAGCCAACACTTCAGGAATGGGGCAGTGCTTTAGATGGACTGCAGGCAGCTTTAGATCTTGAAAAGCAAGTGAACCAG AGTCTGTTGGACCTCCACGGCACAGCATCAACTGCAAACGATCCTCATTTAACAAAGTTCTTGGAAGATGAATATCTTGAGGAACAAGTGGAGTCCATCAAGGAGCTTGGAGACATGATCACCAAGCTGAAGCGAGCTGGACCAACTGGACTTGGAGAATATCTCTTCGACAAGGAACTGCACTCATAA